The Myxocyprinus asiaticus isolate MX2 ecotype Aquarium Trade chromosome 6, UBuf_Myxa_2, whole genome shotgun sequence region tctgattctgattctgattctgaatatgtTGAAATGGAttaatacatgatgttgtatttaaatgtttttatttattttattatgttatatatttaactttaaatcagtctgtttttatatattttgtttctttgatctgtaaagcactttgagtcaacttctgttgtttttaaatgtgctctataaataaaggttgacttgactataaataaaggttgaaaGTGCCTACAGTGGGCACACTACAGTGGGACCTTGGAGCAGTTGAAGAAGGTCgatggtctgatgagtcccattttcttttacatcacgtggatggggGACccggggaagtgatggcaccaggatgcactgtgggaagatgacaagccggtggagggagtgtgattcaCTGGGAaatgttctactgggaaaccctccggccattcatgtgaacgtcaatttgacacgtgccacctacataaacattgttgcagaccaggtacaccccttcatggcaatggtatttcctgatggcagtggcctctttcagcaggataatgcaccctgacACACTACACACAtcgttcgggaatggtttgaggaacatgatgaagagttcagggtgatgccctggcctccaaattccccagatctctatccgactgagcatctgtgggatgcattggaccaacaagtccgatccacggtggctcccccctcacaacttacaggatttgaaggatctgctgctaatgtcttggtgccagatacaacaggacaccttcaggggtcttgtagagtctatGCCTCTGCAGGTCagggctgttttggcggcatgcggaggaccaacagcatattagacaggtggtcataatgttttggatcatcaGTGTATGTaatccattcataggttgattttccCTAAAAAGTATAAAAGGCTCATAGGTTGATTTTCCCCAAAAAGTATAAaaggctctgtggtgctttcaaaacagttcTTTGTTTGTTGCAGCATCctaaccagcccaacacagcatcATTGGTTCCTAAGGCAAATGTTTGGGGACAAGGCGAGAGTTTGGGTTATTGCCCTGCCCTGAGATCTGCTTaactgaccaatggcagacaaaGTGTTCTGGAATTACATACTTCACTTTTAAAAGTTCTTTCTGTAATACAGATTTTGAAGAATAATGGATTGCAGTAATCACAGCAGTCTTAATCATGAATAAAGTAATTAGCAGCTGTGCTTGCTGTGTTTTGCAGAGGAGCCCTTTCAGAAGTTGCCGGTGGAGACACTGGACGAGTTGGACTGGTGTCTCGAGCAGCTAGAGACTCTGAAGACACGCCACTCAGTCAGCGAGATGGCATCTAACAAGGTAGacctaaaataaatgatgattaaaTACTGACAGGCTTCAGTCAGAGCCCCTCCCCCAGGTGAAGCCTTcaagtttagcttttttttttaaaaaaaagcaaaacgcagCAGGATCCCAACAGGGAGACAAAAGGCTGTTTTGTTTTAATGGATGTTAAAGGAGGAGATGCTTCAatacgctgaataaactgcttttatgaGAACACAgataattttttcaataaattgaCTGCCTGTGTGCTAATCTTCAAAATCCtcttggagtgaactatgtgtggcaTTTATAAcgaatatacatatataaagtaCATACTAAATGTACTGTATGCTTTTTCCAATGTTACGGGCGTGAAGTTTGCCATCTCCTCCTATAAAAAGAAAATCTTTGATTGTCACCCAGGgactttttataaaattttgCCTTGGCAGAATCAAGTGTTAATAACTATCTAACACAATGCATAAACACCTGCTGATAATACCACCCTAATACTCAACATGCCTTTGTATGAATTACACATGCAGTTGGCCATGCatcagatttttattttgaagCGGAATGGGATGCATGCTCGTTCTGAAGCACCCCCTCCTTGGGGGAGGCTCGTGTGCCAAAAATGTGAATAAGAGTGGAGTCATGTATGAATCTGCCCTCCACTCCTGCTGGGGATTTCATAGCCTGTGATGTGATTAGCCCACCCACGCAGCAGCCACGTGCACCGTTGATACATACTcgcacactcatgcacacatatGAACACATGATCTCACTAACATCACTAACTGCTACCCATTCAGAAGTCAGCCTGCACCAGCTGGGgcgaataaaatataaaatgggaTCGCCCTATAAAAACACTGAGCATGCAAAAACCTTTCCCAATATCCCACCACCCAAGGACTGGCATTAAAACTAAGTACTGTACTTTCATTGATGTTCACATTAATTTAATACTCTTGGTTGTTGGATTTACAGTGCCGCATTTTCATATAAGGTACAGAGAGGTTCAAAAGTCTGAAATCAATTGCTTCTACTTTGctttttttccattacaaattactttgtCAGCATAATACAagtgaaaaaaagaacatttaaaaaaaattatatgaatcTCAGAATTTagtagtatttggtatgtctgCCATtaaggggacataccaaatactaagctgcttgagctggcatggactccataaatttgtgcaaaacctgatgatccatgttataccagcatgatttgagaatgtgcCAGAGcatctttataatttttatttatttatcacacatatacagtgaaattctttttttcacatatcccagctaagctggggtcagagtgtagggtcagccatgatacagtgcccctggagcagatagggtaaagggctttgctcaagggcccaacagtggcatcttggcagtgctggggcctgaacccccaaccttctgatcagtaacccggagccttaaccactgagccctATCTTGGAAGTGCGTCAATGGAAGctagaaaatctgaccttttaaactaagaagttaacatggtcaatgtcacaaatttgcttacatttgatgtGACCTAGAAATAATGAAGAATCTTAAATACTTCTTATTCATTGTACATCATAATGCttctttgttaaaaataaattaaaaatcctaaaactttgtatATTTCCAAGTGTAAATTtttaatcccagattttcaatgaagTCTCAcacatttggaccccactgtatatttgaCCCGTGAAAGTAATATAAAACAATCAACTATGCTAATTCTCATATATAAAGATGCCTCACATCTGCTTGTAAACATGCCATTATTTCCGTGCTGTGTGTTAGAGGGAGCATCTTTTTATTTCACTCACTCACTACAATGGAAAACACTTCCGCACAGCAAGCATTATGCCACTCCTGCATTGTTTAATCTTCAAAGCAAGTGCACATGGTGCAGCCCCAGCCCCCTTTGTCCACCCCATCCTGCCCCTGCATGTAATGTGGAGCTGGGAGCCAATCCGATGCTTACCCTTGACCCAGCCTCTAATGCAGACCTCCTCTGATTGGCTGGCCTGCCTCTAGTGTGTGGCATTGAGTAGGGAGCTACCTGCCGGGAAGGAGAGGGGCTGCTGGGAGGAGCCTGTTCTCTGTTTTTTACACATGAATGAGGCAGAGTAGGAGAGCAGAGCATGCGGCAGTGATGCAGACTCACTCCAGCCAGCAGCACACACTCTCAGCCCTCCACAGGTGCTGCCGCGCCATCAGCCCATGGACGCTGGAGCTCCTGGTGCTGAGCTCTGCAGTGCCTGGGCttgtactgctgctgctgccaCATGCTGTGTGGACTGTTAGATTGCTGTGGAACCGGGGAGCTCAGGTGATCTGGACCAGAGCACTGAACGTGTTTGTGGCATGTGTGTCGGCTGGAGGGAACTTCTGTTGCAGTGGAAGTTTTGTTCAAGCTTCATTGTGTGCTGAAATGCCAGATGTCAATTACTTGCTCTCTGTGTCGTGGATGTACATTCAGGTAAGAGAGAGCACATGTATTGTGTTTTGTCTGCTCATATTGGGATTCTGGGGATGCTGCAGGTTTAGTGCTTTTTTGGCAGAGCTTATTCATTAGGAAGGACGGTAGATGCTCTTGCAATGTTTTTATCTAAAGCTGGGAGGGATGCTCTTTTTGGTATTCTGTAAATCACAGGTGATGCAGTGTATCTAAGTaagttttttggggggagggTGTCAAAGGGAATGCCAACCTTGGACGCATTtcggatgtgtgtgtttgtgtgtatgggtATGTACTTATATATTGTTATGGGACAAATTTGTCCCCGAAAGTGAGCTAAATCTAACACACATATTTTGGGACATTTTGGGATGTcctgatgtttgtttgtttttgttttttaattataatagTGCAAACAATTTTCTTTTAATGGTAGGGTTATGGTGTGGGTTATAATTAGTCTATAGTGATggtaattagctttatataaaaactgtataagtctatggtatgtccacATGCTTGTGTATGAGGCTCCAACAGTACTACAGTGTGTTTTGCTATCTCAAGTCTTTCATTCTGAAACCTCATGTATGATTACATAATACCACTACACAGATGAAAGGCACTCCTCCTCTCTGGCCCATCCCCTAATCTTAGATGTCTGTAGCAGCTCTGACTAAAGAGCTGCTACCACATTCTGAATGCAGTATGAGCTTTATTCAGATCTGAGCCTGTCCCAGTAATACTTTCTGTTTGCACTCAAGTCATGTGATATTTTACCCCTTGActctttttaattaaatgtgctGGTCAATGGTCACTGTTGTGGGTCtttttacaacaaaaatgtatttcattcaaAAGATGGACAAAACAGTGGATGCAGTTGTCTGGCCATTGTGATCATTGTGAATGctgtatttattaaaatgtgataCTCTATGAAACTTAGATGTGAAGTCTCAAAGCGtatttgtttgtctttttgtgtctTGTCCTAAAGTTCAAAAGAATGCTGAATCGAGAGCTAACACAGCTATCAGAAACAAGCAAGTCAGGAAATCAAGTCTCAGAGTTCATCTCCAGCACTTTTTTAGGTAAAAATCAgaacatacatttaaatataaaatatgcacTCTATATCTATATCATCTAAATCATGTACATTACTgagcaaaagtcttaggcacattagatgtttcacaaaaaaaaaattgtcttaagatggttattttaaatcttcagttttagtgtgtcaataggaaataaaaaatgtagatcccaaacattccttttgcaaatagaatagaatagaagaacagggagccctgcaacagatggcatgacccccacagagccccccactgaacacctaGGAGAATTcgtgctgttttgaaggtaatggtggtcacaccaaatattgattttgcttttttttaactggactttgtatgacattaattgataaattaaaactatttatcacattatttttgaagacatcctcactatgcaacatttttaacaagtgcctaaaacttttgcacagtactgtatgtcttgTGGCCATAAGTATTTGGCACttaactaacacttaaaatttaCAAACTCATAGCATTAGATAAAAGAACTGGgggttttaattttgtaatttttatttacttttaaccaactggtctcaaaGTGATTTTTAGTGGCTATACTGTATAACGTCAGTTCTccacaagttcacacaggtgacctggcagagtaaccacaggtataGTCCATTACATTAACACTGGACATATTCCACTAAGTTTGAccaccagaaagtgtccaaaatccttttgtcttaattttgaacattcattttgacattttttatcatttcaaatcGAACAAACTTCTTTTTTGTGAAATGCATTGTATAGTGCTCTTGTGCTATTGTTCTTTACAATAAATGCCACtaatttgattgttttgtttcattaatgTAATGCCATTGATATAGAAGTTTGAaacaagtgtccaaatactttttgtgtccACTGTGTATTTATATCTCTCTATAATTTATCTCTCCACCATTCTTCATTTTCTTCACTTTCTTAATTTTGTGAGTTTGGTGTGTGTCATTGCACCTTATCATTTGCATCATCCATTGAATCTGTGTTGCAGAGAAGCAGCATGATATGGAGATCATGTCCCCCCCAACCAAGGAGAAGGATAAGAAGAAGCAGCCCATGTGTCAGATCAGTGGGGTGAAGAAACCCACACACAGCTCCAGTGTTGCAGCTTCCAGCATCCCACGCTTTGGCGTCAGCACTGACCAGGAAGATCTGCTAGCCAAGGTGAGCTCTCACGCCCAGTAAAACAAATTAAAGCCACCATGGTGATCGTGGACTTTGTCTGGCAGGAATGTAGTCCTGCAGTAATGATAATGAAGACATGAGCGAATAAGAGTTTTTAATAGCATCCAACTCCCTTTTGCAGGAATTGGAGGAGTTTGACAGATGGGGTGTGGATATTTTCAAGATATCAGAGTATTCTCGCAACCGACCATTAACAGTAGCAATGTACACAATCTTCCAGGTATGTAATGTAGAATGTTTAGAGTGTAATAGAAATCTCTTCTCATCTAATGTCGCAGTCACACCATTAGACTTCTAATTGAAAAAAGCATCTTGAACTTGTAATCCACAGGAAAGAGACCTGCtgaaatcctttaaaattccCATCGACACATTCATTACCTACATGATGGCATTGGAGGAGAACTACCACTCCGATGTTGCATACCATAATAACTTGCATGCAGCTGACGTGGTTCAGTCCACCCATGTCCTCCTGTCCACCCCTGCCCTGgaggttcgtttcaatgaactccCTTTTCATTGTCTGCTTATTGGTCCCTGAAGCAAGATATTAAATATGTGCAATTCTGTTTTTCTAGGCTGTATTCACTGACCTTGAGATCTTGGCTGCAATGTTTGCCAGTGCAATACATGATGTGGACCACCCTGGAGTGTCCAATCAGTTCCTCATCAACACAAGTCAGTGGCCGCAATGGAGCAACTATAACTTGTCATTGTGCTTGGAACATTGTGTTGTTGACTtagaatataataattttctttagacTCAGAGTTGGCTCTCATGTACAACGATTCCTCTGTTCTGGAAAACCACCACCTGGCTGTTGGCTTCAAACTGCTGCAGGAAGAAAACTGTGACATTTTCCAGAACTTGACCAAGAAACAGAGACAATCGCTACGCAAAATGGTCATTGACATGGTGAGGAAATGGAGACagtaatgaatgtgtgtgtgtgctgcattaTTCCACTAAGAGGAAATCTAATGAGGTCCAAGCCTGAGAACTACAACCACAAGTGGTTTTATCTACAGTATTTGTTGTGTATTTTACTCTTTACAGGTCCTAGCCACAGATATGTCAAAACATATGAACCTGTTAGCAGATCTCAAGACCATGGTAGAGACCAAGAAGGTGACAAGTCTGGGTGTGTTACTGTTGGACAACTATTCTGATCGCATACAGGTTAGTAAACTTTTGACTTCGGtgggggaaattttttttttataaagtatacTATGAAACTGAATAACTACACAAAATTAGGTAGATAGAGTATATACAAGTTGATacattcatatatactgtattatacattgtctggctaaaaaaaaaaatagccttttggatttaaataagcagatacttcagagcctatgattggatcattattgcagtgattagtATGTTTCAGCTGACAACAAATCTTTTAAccataactgatgcagtgtgtagcatctcatttcttaaacaactaggtcagaagacgtatcccgtggttttagaaaagatgttactgtgtttcagaaggggcaaattattggcctgcatcaagctcAGAAAACAaataaggagattgctgaaattactggaattgggttaagatttgtccaacgcattattaaaacctggaagtggtgaaccgtcagcttcggggaagaaaaaatcttgaatgatcgtgatcagagatcactaaaacacttgaagtaaaattgtaaaaaattgacagtagaactcatggctatgtttaatagtgaaagtaagagcatttgcACACGCACAGTGCaatgagaatttacaggattgggactaaacagttgtggccacaagaaagtcacttgttagtgaggctaatcggacaaaacaacttcaatttgctagggagctgaaagattggactgtggagcaatggaaaaaggtcatgtggtctgatgagtccagatttaccctattccaaagcgatgggcgcatcagggtaagaagggaagcgcacgaagcgatgcacccgtcatgcatagtgcccactgtacaagcctctggaggcagtgttatgatctggggttgcttcaattggtcaggtctaggctcagcaacgttatgcacgTCATactcaaagctaaaggcagtccaacaaaatattagagtttgtaacttttttttgccaggcagtgtatttttaatcaattttagttttaaaaatggaTTTCGAATGTCAAATGTTTAGGTTCTTCAGAACATGGTTCATTGTGCTGACCTGAGCAACCCAACAAAGCCCCTGGAGCTCTACCGACAGTGGACAGATCGCATCATGGTGGAGTTTTTTACTCAGGGGGACCGAGAGAGAGACAAGGGCATGGAGATCAGCCCCATGTGTGACAAACACAATGCTTCCATTGAGAAATCACAGGCAAGGGGAAAAATTAGGAGATACCATCAGTAGTCTTTGAAGACaagatttttgtcattatttctttttatagtttgaaGATACTATCACTTATTGTATGGAGATATTTTGTTTAGGTAGTAGATGCACAGTGTGTTGAACCattttggtaaaactttacaataaggttctattcgttaacattagttcatgcattaggtatcatgaactaacaatgaacaatacattttttacaacatttattaatctttgttaatgttaattaataaaaatacaattgttcattgttagttcataatacattaactaatgttaacatctacaacttttgatttaaaaaatgtatcaactATATATTGAAACTAATAGTAACCAAGATTAATCAGTGTTGTATAAGAATTGTTcaattttagttcatgttaactaatgttgttaactaatgtttacaaatggaaccttatggtgactttttttttttttttacaatatgaagatttttggttaaaatgtatatgaatgtataaggaaaagtgtatattttaggtgctgagACTGATCACCATTTCTgttaagtttttcaccatttttaagcACCTTTTTTTCTTCACTAGTatgaatttttttaaagttactttatataattttattcactggaaaaaaaatgttacctaaaaatgttcttcatgtggtaacatttaaattaatgggttttattcaagtcaaaaatattatttaacatcacttaacctgaatacattaggttacaccaacaaaactaattttaagggttagatcaggtagaaataactCCTTAATGTAACAATTACAAGTTACCACTTTTTCATTGTATCGTATAAATTAATATGCTCATATAAACTGTATGCTTaatgattataaaataattagcaatgttctgtttaaaatagttttagatagcatgtcacactgcatggTATGTCAGCTTCCCAAAAGTAAACTcatgtcaggtaacctaaaaaaatgttaccttaacatctaaattaactggctttattaaaggaatagttcacccaaaaatgaaaattctctcataatttactcaccctcatgccatcccagatgtgtatgactttctttcttgaaaagatgaagatttttagaagaatatttcagctctgtaggtccatacaatgcaagtgaatggtgtccagaactttgaaggtccaaaaagcacataaaagtaatccacacgactccagtggttaaatccaaatcttcagaagagatatgataggtatgggtgagatacagatcaatattgaagtcattttttactatacattatcctccctgcccagtaggtggcaatatgcccGGAGAATGTGAACTGCCATAAACAAAAGAagcatgtgaaaatgaaagtagagattatttctaaaaaatgaaCATTGAactttttctcatccacacatattatatcgcctctgaagatatagatttaaccactggagttatatggattacttttatgctgccttcatatgctttttggaccttcaaagttatggccaccatttacttgcattgtttagatcTAAAGAGcctagatattcttctaaaaatctttgtttgtgttcagctgaagaaagaaagtcatacacatctgggatggcatgagtgtgagaaaatgatgagagaatgtttacaggttaccacttttttcagtgtatattaTGTCAACTCCCCATTTACTGGTCATGTCTCATCCATCAGGTGGGCTTCATTGATTACATAGTGCACCCACTATGGGAGACCTGGGCGGATCTGGTTCATCCTGATGCCCAGGATATTCTTGACACATTGGAGGATAATCGTGAGTGGTACCAGAGCATGATCCCTCACAGTCCCACTGCCACCCCAGAGGAGAAGAGCAGTGTAGCCGGACTGGGAGCAGTGGGTGGAGGCATTGCCTCAGCAGGGGAGaaatttcagtttgaactgaCCTTGGAGGAGGAAGGGGAGTCTGATGTTGAGAGTCCCGAGGATGAAGAGTTTAGTGCCACAGCACAGGATTCCTCCAGGACAGATGCATCTTTAGCTCCCCGCACACAGCACTCTAACCTGACTGCTCGGATCCCTAGCTGCAGGACATTGTCCTTTGAGATGAGCGAGCTACCGGACAGTGAAGATGAAGACCAAGAAGGGAAAAGTGTGTCGTGTCTGAGACTGGGAACATAACACCAGTACACTTTGTtagctttgtttttattttattttttcataactcTTCCAGACCCACCTCCTTGTCCCTCTCCATCCCATTCTTAGCTTCCTAGGGCAGAGGCAACGCAGAGCAGGTGACCAACGGAGGGGTAGGAAAGCTTTTACAGGACATGTTTTTATGCAGTAGTCACCTTGCACTGGAGAGAGCTCTTACTCAGTCTGTAAAAACATTAAGTTTTCTTAGAACATGTTTTTGAAATTCTCAGTCTGGTGACTTCAGGATGCTGTCAGACTATACTGTATAATGCAGTCTAAACCGCAGCATAAAACTGCCTTTGTTATGGACTGAGAGGAAATATACTTACTATAAGTTTCATCCTGTGACATCTGAGGTTTAAATTAATGAACAAGGTGAACTTTTGAGAGTTTATTCCAGTTGTCCAAAAATATTGATTGATAAATAGgacatttgtatgtttttatgtgAGAAGTATATGtgcactaaaatgtttttttaatagatACACTGTTGACTTAAAGCTGGTCTACATACCTGAAAAAAAAACGAACTAACCTTAACATAACAGGACAGCTCAGGATACAAATAAATGATTGCTTTCATGTAGCAAAGACACTGAGGGTACCTATATAGTGACCGCCGTCTTCCTGGGATTCCTATGAAATCTTTAGACTGAAGTCGAGCCAAGAGTgtgatctttttatttattttaatgtggcGTCACCTAGTGCTTAATAGTGGAACTACGTCCACATTTACACCAACTGAAAACTGTGGCTCTGTATTATGTAAGATAGTACTTTAGAAATATCTTTGTCATTGCCAAACATCGCTCTATCAGTAAGGGCTGGAGTCTTTATTAACTCAAAGTGCGGAAGACTGGAATTCACCATGGTCTGCAGGGTAACCAGAATGTGTACACGCCCTGTACCATTTGCTGTTTTGTCTATTTAAGACTGGGCTTTGAAACCCATGTAGAAAGTGATCAGTGTCCTTAAACCGCATGTGTactttctctctgtttctgtgCTGGCCACACTGAAAATATGAGCCACTGGGGTGTATTAACATCTTTTCAAAGGTATGATATCTATAAAAGTGAACAGTTTTGTTATAAAACGAGAGCTGTGCCACTGCAAGATGCACAGTTCATGCCTAATTTAGTGTTTAACACATAAAGCCAAAGTTTGTTTTCTGTGCCAGACCTTTTTTGTTGTTTCGTTTTTGCCGATTGATCGATGCTCTGCTCTTCCCAGGGACACAGCCAATGACAGTACAAGTGCCAAGTAAGCATAATCCATGCTCTACTGTAATTTCCATTTTGCCACTGGCGAATTTCCATCAATGACATCTACTACTGTCAGTAGCATACCAATTTGAtcattttgttctttctttctttcttcacaaaCTCTCATTTTGTCAAGCTGAAACATTTTCACAAAGATTGTTCATGATTAATAACAGGTGTCAAAAGTCTTTCTGACTATTGTAAGTCACAGACATTTGTGTGTCCTTTTTATACCATGGTATGAATTTTAATATTGGATACAACAGATCTTTATATTTCTCCTAAATATAAATGGATTACAGTAAATGGGGCTTTTAATTACGGGCtttatttttatcttaatttCAGTTTGTGCTTGTTACAGCAAAGTCTCATGTGTTGAAAGAAATGGCAGGTGGCCATGAAAGGTTTTTACTAACTTATTCACATGACACACCTCTGTTTTGGTCTTTTTCTGTTGCAGATCTGACTATTCCAACAGTATTGTTTACCACTATAACACTGTTACTAATGTTCCTGTGATTGTTTTCCTGTTCCCAATGCCAATAAAGGAAAAATATGAGTATACTGGACACTTTTAATGCTGATTTCAAAAGCAATGTGTCAAAAACTTATAGGGCAAGTTAAAGTAGGAAAATTttatcttaaaaggatagttcccgcaaaaatgaaaattctctcatcgtttactcaccctcataccatcccagatgtgtatgattttcattcttctgcagaacataaacaaagatttttagaagaatatttcagctctgtaggtccat contains the following coding sequences:
- the LOC127442585 gene encoding cAMP-specific 3',5'-cyclic phosphodiesterase 4C-like isoform X3, with product MTNATTRLLFCQRQAVVKKNRNSAVMSDMMVLESSEEERPQRPSYLKLIPKGISPTGSPKMSPRDSPRSSPRNSPLLFRRLMMNRSIALQRRFTLAHTPSFDVENGLSVGRSPLESQASPGSGLVRHANFPHSQRRESFLYRSDSDFDLSPKAMSRNSSMASELHGEDMIVTPFAQVLASLRTVRGNFAILTNQQDRVPSKRSSGNNPPSMCKTSQPEEPFQKLPVETLDELDWCLEQLETLKTRHSVSEMASNKFKRMLNRELTQLSETSKSGNQVSEFISSTFLEKQHDMEIMSPPTKEKDKKKQPMCQISGVKKPTHSSSVAASSIPRFGVSTDQEDLLAKELEEFDRWGVDIFKISEYSRNRPLTVAMYTIFQERDLLKSFKIPIDTFITYMMALEENYHSDVAYHNNLHAADVVQSTHVLLSTPALEAVFTDLEILAAMFASAIHDVDHPGVSNQFLINTNSELALMYNDSSVLENHHLAVGFKLLQEENCDIFQNLTKKQRQSLRKMVIDMVLATDMSKHMNLLADLKTMVETKKVTSLGVLLLDNYSDRIQVLQNMVHCADLSNPTKPLELYRQWTDRIMVEFFTQGDRERDKGMEISPMCDKHNASIEKSQVGFIDYIVHPLWETWADLVHPDAQDILDTLEDNREWYQSMIPHSPTATPEEKSSVAGLGAVGGGIASAGEKFQFELTLEEEGESDVESPEDEEFSATAQDSSRTDASLAPRTQHSNLTARIPSCRTLSFEMSELPDSEDEDQEGKSVSCLRLGT
- the LOC127442585 gene encoding cAMP-specific 3',5'-cyclic phosphodiesterase 4C-like isoform X1; protein product: MTNATTRLLFCQRQAVVKKNRNSAVMSDMMVLESSEEERPQRPSYLKLIPKGISPTGSPKMSPRDSPRSSPRNSPLLFRRLMMNRSIALQRRFTLAHTPRGTHRRFSIKDEGRKQKRSGSDSLCPEHSFDVENGLSVGRSPLESQASPGSGLVRHANFPHSQRRESFLYRSDSDFDLSPKAMSRNSSMASELHGEDMIVTPFAQVLASLRTVRGNFAILTNQQDRVPSKRSSGNNPPSMCKTSQPEEPFQKLPVETLDELDWCLEQLETLKTRHSVSEMASNKFKRMLNRELTQLSETSKSGNQVSEFISSTFLEKQHDMEIMSPPTKEKDKKKQPMCQISGVKKPTHSSSVAASSIPRFGVSTDQEDLLAKELEEFDRWGVDIFKISEYSRNRPLTVAMYTIFQERDLLKSFKIPIDTFITYMMALEENYHSDVAYHNNLHAADVVQSTHVLLSTPALEAVFTDLEILAAMFASAIHDVDHPGVSNQFLINTNSELALMYNDSSVLENHHLAVGFKLLQEENCDIFQNLTKKQRQSLRKMVIDMVLATDMSKHMNLLADLKTMVETKKVTSLGVLLLDNYSDRIQVLQNMVHCADLSNPTKPLELYRQWTDRIMVEFFTQGDRERDKGMEISPMCDKHNASIEKSQVGFIDYIVHPLWETWADLVHPDAQDILDTLEDNREWYQSMIPHSPTATPEEKSSVAGLGAVGGGIASAGEKFQFELTLEEEGESDVESPEDEEFSATAQDSSRTDASLAPRTQHSNLTARIPSCRTLSFEMSELPDSEDEDQEGKSVSCLRLGT
- the LOC127442585 gene encoding cAMP-specific 3',5'-cyclic phosphodiesterase 4C-like isoform X2, translating into MSDMMVLESSEEERPQRPSYLKLIPKGISPTGSPKMSPRDSPRSSPRNSPLLFRRLMMNRSIALQRRFTLAHTPRGTHRRFSIKDEGRKQKRSGSDSLCPEHSFDVENGLSVGRSPLESQASPGSGLVRHANFPHSQRRESFLYRSDSDFDLSPKAMSRNSSMASELHGEDMIVTPFAQVLASLRTVRGNFAILTNQQDRVPSKRSSGNNPPSMCKTSQPEEPFQKLPVETLDELDWCLEQLETLKTRHSVSEMASNKFKRMLNRELTQLSETSKSGNQVSEFISSTFLEKQHDMEIMSPPTKEKDKKKQPMCQISGVKKPTHSSSVAASSIPRFGVSTDQEDLLAKELEEFDRWGVDIFKISEYSRNRPLTVAMYTIFQERDLLKSFKIPIDTFITYMMALEENYHSDVAYHNNLHAADVVQSTHVLLSTPALEAVFTDLEILAAMFASAIHDVDHPGVSNQFLINTNSELALMYNDSSVLENHHLAVGFKLLQEENCDIFQNLTKKQRQSLRKMVIDMVLATDMSKHMNLLADLKTMVETKKVTSLGVLLLDNYSDRIQVLQNMVHCADLSNPTKPLELYRQWTDRIMVEFFTQGDRERDKGMEISPMCDKHNASIEKSQVGFIDYIVHPLWETWADLVHPDAQDILDTLEDNREWYQSMIPHSPTATPEEKSSVAGLGAVGGGIASAGEKFQFELTLEEEGESDVESPEDEEFSATAQDSSRTDASLAPRTQHSNLTARIPSCRTLSFEMSELPDSEDEDQEGKSVSCLRLGT